The following coding sequences lie in one Alloacidobacterium dinghuense genomic window:
- a CDS encoding tannase/feruloyl esterase family alpha/beta hydrolase, whose amino-acid sequence MRTRAFLLLLSALLAFRAAAFADDAASAQRCAELKRLAIPEANIVSAEIVAAGVFTPPDLKTGQRVPHVYKTAPSFCRVVATLKPTADSDIKVEVWMPASGWNGKFRGQGNGGFAGYIAYAGLAASVSQGYAAASTDTGHSTPGAEWALGHPEKVVDYGYRAVHEMTVDAKGIVKAFYDDDVKRSYFASCSNGGRQALMEAQRFPEDYDGIIAGAPANAWVPMLTNGLNLLQATDQAGYIPAAKIPAIGKAVLATCDAKDGVMDGVLNDPRECHFDPSTLLCKGANSDSCLTAPQVDSLKKIYVGLHDAAGKQIFPGVLPGAEEGRGGWGTWITGSEEGKSAGAFYVTGYFTNMVYGKSDWDFKTAKIDDSLKLAYEKTGDSLDAMNPDLKPFLARGKLILYHGWNDPGISPLNSVNYYTNVVGAVGARTAEQSMRLYMVPGMQHCGGGPGATSFGQDEAAPRSDASHDIFTALVQWVENGNAPSQIVATKFNESDPANDSPRQIEMTRPLCTYPQVAKYNGSGAKNLAQSFVCVADDR is encoded by the coding sequence ATGCGTACACGCGCCTTCCTTCTGCTACTTTCTGCCCTGTTGGCGTTTCGTGCAGCTGCCTTTGCTGACGATGCTGCTTCGGCCCAACGCTGTGCGGAGCTGAAGCGCCTGGCAATTCCTGAGGCCAACATTGTCTCGGCTGAAATAGTTGCGGCCGGTGTGTTTACGCCTCCTGACCTGAAAACAGGACAAAGGGTGCCGCACGTGTATAAAACGGCTCCAAGCTTCTGCCGCGTGGTCGCGACGCTCAAACCCACAGCTGACTCCGATATCAAGGTAGAAGTGTGGATGCCTGCCAGCGGATGGAATGGGAAATTTCGAGGACAGGGAAACGGCGGATTCGCAGGCTATATCGCCTATGCCGGGCTCGCGGCTTCAGTAAGTCAGGGCTACGCGGCGGCCAGCACCGATACGGGGCATTCCACGCCTGGCGCGGAATGGGCTCTTGGGCACCCAGAGAAGGTTGTCGATTACGGTTATCGTGCTGTGCATGAGATGACGGTCGATGCGAAGGGCATTGTGAAGGCCTTCTACGACGATGATGTGAAACGGTCGTACTTTGCGAGTTGTTCGAATGGCGGACGCCAGGCGTTGATGGAAGCACAACGTTTCCCCGAAGACTATGACGGGATTATTGCCGGAGCGCCTGCAAATGCGTGGGTGCCGATGCTCACCAATGGGCTGAATCTTCTGCAAGCCACCGATCAGGCCGGCTATATCCCGGCTGCCAAAATTCCCGCGATCGGCAAGGCAGTGCTGGCAACATGCGACGCCAAAGATGGGGTGATGGACGGTGTGCTCAACGATCCCAGGGAGTGCCATTTCGATCCGTCAACGCTGCTTTGCAAAGGTGCGAATTCAGACTCATGCCTGACGGCCCCGCAGGTGGACTCGCTGAAAAAGATCTATGTGGGACTGCATGATGCCGCCGGCAAGCAGATATTTCCCGGCGTTCTGCCTGGTGCAGAAGAAGGGCGTGGCGGCTGGGGCACGTGGATAACTGGTTCAGAAGAAGGCAAAAGCGCGGGGGCATTCTATGTCACGGGATACTTCACAAACATGGTGTATGGCAAGTCAGACTGGGATTTCAAAACGGCGAAAATCGACGACTCACTCAAGCTGGCCTATGAGAAGACGGGTGATTCGCTTGATGCCATGAATCCCGATCTGAAGCCATTTCTAGCGCGAGGCAAGTTGATTCTGTATCACGGGTGGAATGATCCCGGAATCTCCCCACTGAACTCCGTCAACTACTACACCAACGTCGTCGGTGCTGTAGGCGCACGGACGGCGGAGCAGTCGATGCGTCTCTACATGGTTCCGGGAATGCAACATTGCGGAGGAGGGCCAGGGGCAACTTCATTTGGACAGGATGAAGCTGCGCCAAGAAGCGATGCCAGTCATGACATCTTCACTGCGCTGGTGCAATGGGTAGAAAACGGCAACGCGCCCTCGCAGATTGTTGCGACGAAATTCAATGAAAGCGACCCGGCGAATGATAGCCCTCGGCAGATCGAGATGACCCGCCCACTGTGTACTTATCCGCAGGTTGCAAAGTACAACGGTAGCGGCGCGAAGAATCTTGCCCAGTCCTTTGTCTGCGTCGCTGATGACCGTTGA
- a CDS encoding ABC transporter permease — translation MYAILQNFRLALRQLRKGPGFAVTVVLTLALGIGATTAIFSLVEGILLRPLPFKDADQLVLLGDHLATGYNTPGVTAREIETYVGATHAFSSMGAYTSGGYEVSGSATPERVSAARLNASVFSTLGVHPVLGRVFTGQEEDAHQPLVVLSYALWLNRYHRDRNILGGSIVLDRRLYTIIGVMPRGFEFPLQPGHLDQVQLWVPLSLTPDELADQSLGFWGYHLVGRLKDGVTIPQAVQDTDRVAQQIMRNFPASLSAIHITGDVKLVRELLIADVRPLLRTLFLAVAVVLLIACANVAGLLLVRAIRRRREYAVRLALGARSSTILGESVSEGLLLSISGGLLGLVFAAGVIRTALHLLPESMPRVDSVTIDAGVIVFALVTALATGVLCSLAPAFAALQTNLTESLKEGVRSGTGTSSHSWLRSALVVSEIAIALVLLTVAGAFLRSFQKMRAVDPGFRPDHVLVGSFTLPLNHYPTEASVDVFRHSVIDQFSGKPGVIAAGIADSLPASGVSRGSAYTVEGVPISRWKLQFASLATVYGDYFRTMRIPLLEGRYFTLNDNADAPPVVIMNQSMAKHCWPGQEAIGKRIHVGNPKRTYPWATVVGIVADTKIGSLDEPSADQWYAPMQQPAILNGPEATGTLTDPSTGYITLRSALPPEQMRQTLLSAVSGIDPLLALQQVQPMDDVISNVEAPRRFNTTLITAFATGALLLSITGIYAVVAFSVSLRTQEIAIRMVLGAQRTRIARLVLISGAKMALIGCGIGLVCSLAISRMISSFLFGVSATDPLVYFAAVVIMMLMALVASALPAKRAASAEPIDALRSI, via the coding sequence ATGTACGCGATCCTGCAGAATTTTCGTCTTGCACTTCGCCAGTTGCGAAAGGGGCCGGGCTTCGCTGTCACCGTTGTCCTCACCCTGGCGCTGGGAATTGGCGCTACGACTGCGATCTTCTCGCTCGTTGAAGGCATTCTGCTCCGTCCGCTGCCGTTCAAAGATGCAGACCAGTTGGTTCTTCTCGGCGATCATCTGGCGACCGGCTACAACACTCCGGGCGTTACTGCTCGCGAAATTGAAACATATGTAGGCGCGACGCACGCTTTTTCGTCAATGGGTGCCTATACGTCGGGGGGTTATGAGGTCTCTGGATCTGCCACTCCCGAGCGAGTTTCTGCGGCCCGGCTGAATGCGAGCGTTTTTTCTACACTTGGTGTTCATCCTGTGCTCGGGCGTGTCTTCACGGGACAGGAAGAAGATGCTCATCAACCGCTTGTTGTTCTGAGCTATGCTCTCTGGCTGAACCGTTATCACCGCGATCGAAATATTCTCGGCGGCTCTATCGTTCTTGATCGCAGGCTCTACACCATCATTGGAGTCATGCCCCGGGGCTTCGAGTTTCCGCTGCAGCCTGGGCATCTGGATCAGGTGCAGCTCTGGGTGCCCCTGAGCCTCACGCCGGATGAACTCGCTGACCAGAGCCTTGGCTTCTGGGGATATCACCTGGTCGGACGCCTCAAGGATGGAGTCACGATTCCCCAGGCTGTGCAGGATACTGATCGTGTTGCGCAGCAGATCATGCGGAATTTTCCGGCAAGCCTGTCTGCGATTCACATAACTGGCGATGTGAAGCTGGTGCGCGAACTTCTTATTGCCGATGTTCGTCCACTGCTGCGTACTTTGTTCCTTGCGGTTGCGGTTGTATTGCTGATCGCCTGTGCAAATGTTGCCGGATTGCTTCTGGTCCGCGCCATCCGCCGCCGTCGCGAATACGCTGTCCGCCTTGCCCTCGGCGCTCGTTCTTCCACAATCCTCGGCGAGTCGGTCTCCGAAGGACTGTTGCTCAGCATCTCTGGTGGACTGTTGGGATTGGTGTTTGCCGCGGGCGTTATCCGCACTGCGCTACATCTTCTACCGGAATCGATGCCGCGCGTTGACTCGGTCACCATTGATGCGGGTGTGATCGTCTTTGCTCTCGTCACCGCGCTGGCAACAGGCGTGCTCTGCAGCCTTGCGCCTGCTTTCGCTGCATTGCAAACCAACCTGACCGAGAGCCTTAAGGAAGGCGTGCGGAGCGGCACCGGAACATCGAGCCATTCGTGGCTGCGCTCTGCATTAGTTGTTTCCGAGATTGCAATCGCGCTGGTTCTGTTGACCGTTGCGGGCGCGTTCCTGCGCAGCTTCCAGAAGATGCGTGCCGTCGATCCCGGCTTTCGTCCCGATCACGTTCTTGTTGGGAGCTTCACTCTCCCTCTCAATCACTACCCTACCGAAGCGTCAGTCGATGTCTTCCGCCATTCCGTCATCGACCAATTCAGTGGCAAGCCTGGAGTCATCGCCGCCGGTATCGCGGATTCTCTTCCCGCATCTGGCGTCTCGCGAGGTTCAGCCTACACAGTTGAAGGTGTGCCGATCAGCCGTTGGAAGCTGCAATTCGCTTCACTGGCAACCGTGTATGGAGACTATTTCCGCACCATGCGTATTCCGCTGCTCGAAGGCCGCTACTTCACCCTCAATGACAACGCCGACGCTCCACCTGTCGTGATCATGAACCAGAGTATGGCCAAGCATTGCTGGCCCGGTCAGGAGGCTATTGGCAAGCGAATCCATGTCGGCAACCCGAAGCGGACCTATCCATGGGCAACTGTGGTTGGCATTGTCGCTGATACCAAGATCGGCTCGCTTGACGAACCCAGCGCTGACCAATGGTATGCGCCGATGCAGCAACCCGCTATTCTCAACGGCCCGGAAGCTACCGGCACTCTCACGGACCCTTCCACCGGATACATCACGCTTCGCTCCGCACTGCCTCCGGAACAGATGCGGCAAACACTGCTCTCGGCTGTTTCTGGAATCGATCCGTTGCTCGCCTTGCAGCAGGTGCAGCCGATGGATGATGTCATTTCGAATGTGGAAGCGCCGCGGCGTTTCAATACGACGCTCATCACTGCTTTTGCCACTGGTGCTTTGTTGCTCTCGATTACCGGTATCTATGCGGTGGTTGCGTTCTCTGTCTCGCTGCGCACGCAGGAGATTGCTATCCGCATGGTGCTGGGCGCTCAGCGCACTCGTATTGCGCGCCTCGTTCTGATTTCAGGCGCAAAGATGGCCCTTATCGGCTGCGGCATTGGTCTGGTCTGTTCCCTTGCGATCTCGCGGATGATCAGCTCATTTCTTTTTGGCGTGAGCGCAACCGACCCTCTCGTCTATTTCGCCGCGGTGGTGATCATGATGCTGATGGCGCTCGTTGCTTCTGCTCTGCCTGCGAAACGCGCCGCCTCCGCTGAACCGATCGATGCGCTGCGGTCGATTTAG
- a CDS encoding alpha/beta hydrolase — protein sequence MATEIPDISAAAQVPGAPTLPARVSLHPRFHSHFLRDDRDITVYVPPQYEEQPDRGFPVLYLHDGQNLFDPSTSFVPGRTWRVAETADAVIEAGEVTPLIIVGIANTGDHRLKEYTYVPDWKMGGGEADKYGRLVTEELMPFINANYRTLQGRENTGMGGSSLGALATLYLGLKYANVFSRLGVLSPSVWWNHKSIISYVNETRLAHLPRIWLDVGTAEGRRTLADADLLERRLRANGWRPDIDLQYLHVAGGTHDEASWAQRVGPMLNFLFPASERSR from the coding sequence TTGGCAACCGAGATTCCAGATATTTCCGCCGCCGCTCAAGTGCCAGGCGCACCCACCTTGCCAGCGCGCGTCAGCCTTCATCCCCGGTTTCACAGCCACTTTTTGCGAGATGATCGCGACATCACGGTCTACGTTCCGCCGCAATACGAAGAGCAGCCGGACCGGGGCTTTCCGGTGCTCTACTTGCATGACGGTCAAAATCTTTTCGATCCGAGCACATCGTTTGTTCCCGGACGCACATGGCGTGTGGCTGAAACCGCCGATGCCGTCATTGAAGCCGGTGAAGTAACCCCTCTCATCATTGTCGGCATAGCCAACACAGGTGATCACAGGCTGAAGGAATACACTTATGTGCCCGACTGGAAGATGGGCGGCGGCGAAGCGGACAAATATGGAAGGCTCGTCACCGAAGAGCTGATGCCTTTTATCAACGCCAACTACCGCACCCTGCAAGGCCGCGAGAATACCGGCATGGGCGGATCATCCCTCGGAGCCCTGGCCACCCTTTATCTTGGATTGAAATATGCAAACGTCTTTAGCAGGCTTGGCGTACTGTCGCCCTCGGTTTGGTGGAACCACAAGAGCATCATCAGCTATGTGAATGAGACTCGTCTGGCTCATCTGCCGCGTATCTGGCTCGACGTAGGTACTGCAGAAGGCAGGCGCACCTTGGCAGACGCCGATCTATTGGAGCGGCGTCTAAGAGCAAACGGTTGGCGACCGGATATCGACCTGCAATACCTGCACGTCGCCGGAGGAACGCACGATGAAGCGTCCTGGGCACAGCGCGTCGGGCCAATGCTGAACTTCTTGTTCCCTGCGTCTGAGCGCTCTCGATAA
- a CDS encoding TolC family protein produces MHRHLREIATTCVFSLSALCVNAQSAPASPDKPWNNPAAEQSLNKQLSALPDTKYTLDPSKAYTLAELIDLAEQHNPETRVAWQQAKARASALGIARGALFPTLAAVAVGNTTRTQILFNSAFVRQTYGAFEPELHVEYLIFDFGGRSGAIDAAKANLLASNLTFNNTHLKIIFQVTSAYYRLLNAMGQMDAAEASLKNAQAVEEDAQDRLDHGLATKPDVLEATASRAQAEYDLQTVTGAQEIAHGDLATAMGLPPQTIFHVQDVNELKMPSELAESIDTAIDRAFEQRPDLKAQLAQLRAANAAIKQAKSRYYPSLLFNGNGGLTHEYGQQGQLPSAYARSEIWDVSLGLQWTLFDGGRREHEIAQAKAERSATLAEINSLRDQISDEVWTAYSNVKTAERQQLAAAALLVASDQSYTSARESYGYGVRNLLDVVAAQKALAQARTEDVTARTQLLLQVADLAFRTGDLLATPPAKTGP; encoded by the coding sequence ATGCATAGACATTTACGGGAGATTGCGACAACCTGCGTTTTTTCTTTGAGCGCCTTATGCGTCAACGCACAGAGCGCTCCAGCTTCTCCTGATAAACCATGGAATAATCCAGCCGCCGAGCAAAGCCTGAACAAACAGCTCTCGGCGCTCCCCGACACGAAATATACGCTCGACCCGTCCAAAGCCTACACTTTGGCCGAGCTGATCGATCTCGCCGAACAGCACAACCCGGAAACGCGCGTGGCCTGGCAGCAGGCGAAGGCGAGGGCTTCGGCGCTCGGTATCGCACGCGGCGCCCTTTTTCCCACCCTGGCGGCAGTAGCCGTGGGCAACACAACGCGCACACAAATTCTTTTCAATTCAGCTTTCGTCCGACAAACCTACGGCGCATTTGAGCCGGAGCTTCATGTCGAATATCTAATTTTTGATTTCGGTGGCCGTAGCGGTGCAATCGACGCGGCAAAGGCGAATCTGCTGGCGTCCAACCTTACCTTCAACAATACGCATTTGAAAATCATCTTCCAGGTCACATCCGCCTACTATCGACTCTTGAATGCAATGGGCCAGATGGACGCGGCTGAGGCCAGTCTGAAAAATGCCCAAGCCGTCGAGGAGGACGCCCAGGATCGTCTGGATCACGGGCTAGCTACCAAGCCCGACGTGCTGGAGGCAACTGCCTCCAGGGCGCAAGCCGAGTACGATCTGCAGACCGTGACCGGGGCTCAAGAAATTGCCCATGGCGATCTGGCAACTGCAATGGGTCTACCACCGCAGACCATCTTCCACGTGCAGGACGTCAACGAGCTCAAAATGCCCAGCGAACTCGCCGAATCCATCGATACGGCCATCGATCGTGCCTTTGAGCAACGGCCTGACCTCAAAGCCCAGTTGGCGCAACTGCGCGCCGCCAACGCAGCCATCAAGCAGGCCAAATCAAGATATTATCCATCTCTTCTCTTCAATGGGAACGGCGGCCTCACCCACGAGTATGGCCAGCAGGGTCAACTACCTTCGGCGTACGCCAGATCGGAAATTTGGGACGTCTCGCTCGGACTTCAGTGGACGCTCTTTGACGGCGGCCGACGTGAGCACGAGATCGCTCAGGCTAAGGCAGAAAGGTCAGCAACACTCGCGGAAATCAATTCACTTCGCGACCAAATCTCCGATGAAGTCTGGACAGCATATTCCAATGTAAAGACTGCGGAACGTCAGCAGCTAGCCGCCGCTGCGCTACTCGTCGCCTCGGATCAGTCGTACACCTCGGCGCGTGAGTCGTATGGTTATGGCGTCCGCAACCTGCTCGATGTCGTTGCGGCGCAAAAGGCCCTCGCACAGGCGCGAACAGAAGATGTCACCGCTCGCACGCAGCTTCTTTTGCAGGTTGCCGATCTCGCATTCCGGACGGGCGATCTTCTTGCAACGCCCCCGGCAAAGACAGGCCCATGA
- a CDS encoding ATP-grasp domain-containing protein, whose amino-acid sequence MKKIGVLFGMENTFPGALVERINSMNLDGITAEFVQTGGVWLDKPPAYSVIVDRISHDIPFYRAFLKHAVLNGTVVINNPFWWSADDKFFNYSLAAKLGVAVPPTVVLPHKHYPEGTTERSMRNLEYPLNWDGIFEYVGFPSFLKPVDGGGWRDVHHVHNPDEFFHAYDQSRDLCMTLQRAVKFNEYFRCYVVGQEKVHIMPYDPRRPHHERYLRNPPEYDKKLLKRVEKDALALCQALGYDLNTVEFAVEDGIPYAIDFMNPAPDADLHSVGQENFDWIVEKVADLAVKKAKSAPKVSELRWSAFLNDDAKPAKATAKKKSKPKKKAVEVSHA is encoded by the coding sequence GTGAAAAAGATCGGCGTTCTCTTTGGTATGGAAAACACCTTTCCCGGTGCGCTGGTCGAGCGCATCAATTCGATGAATTTAGATGGCATTACGGCTGAGTTCGTGCAGACCGGTGGTGTCTGGCTCGACAAACCACCTGCGTACTCGGTGATTGTCGACCGTATTTCGCATGACATTCCGTTTTATCGCGCCTTCCTGAAGCATGCCGTGCTGAACGGAACGGTGGTGATCAACAATCCCTTCTGGTGGTCGGCAGATGACAAGTTCTTTAACTACTCGTTGGCGGCAAAGCTCGGTGTTGCTGTGCCTCCGACTGTAGTTCTGCCGCACAAACACTATCCCGAGGGAACCACCGAGCGCTCCATGCGAAACCTGGAATATCCGCTGAACTGGGATGGAATTTTCGAGTATGTTGGTTTTCCTTCGTTTCTCAAGCCCGTCGACGGCGGCGGTTGGCGTGACGTGCATCACGTGCACAATCCCGACGAATTCTTTCACGCATACGACCAGAGCCGTGATCTATGCATGACTTTGCAGCGCGCCGTGAAGTTTAACGAGTATTTTCGGTGTTATGTGGTGGGACAGGAGAAGGTCCACATCATGCCCTATGACCCACGCCGTCCGCATCACGAGCGCTACCTGCGCAATCCGCCGGAGTATGACAAGAAATTGTTGAAACGTGTTGAGAAGGACGCCCTGGCGCTGTGTCAGGCCCTAGGCTATGACCTGAATACGGTTGAATTTGCAGTGGAAGATGGCATACCGTATGCGATTGACTTTATGAATCCAGCGCCGGATGCCGATCTGCATTCAGTTGGCCAAGAGAATTTTGACTGGATTGTCGAAAAGGTCGCTGATCTGGCGGTCAAGAAGGCTAAGTCTGCGCCGAAGGTATCAGAATTGCGCTGGAGTGCGTTTCTGAACGATGACGCTAAGCCTGCGAAGGCAACAGCAAAGAAGAAGAGCAAACCCAAGAAGAAGGCTGTCGAAGTTTCCCATGCCTGA
- a CDS encoding carboxylate-amine ligase, producing the protein MMPSFTIGIEEEYQTVDPVTRDLRSHIATEMLAKGKRRLAERVKAEMHQSVVEVGTTICKTIKEAREDLFDLRRQMIHLAREHNLLLVAGATHPFADWRTQEIYPDDRYKRVVEDLQLVARANLIFGLHVHIGVEDREAAIRLMNSMRYFLPHILALSTNSPFWRGMKTGLKSYRAKVFDKFPRTNIPDSFASYAEYEGFVNLLIKTNCLDNAKKIWWDIRPHPFFNTVEVRACDLPMRAEETLAIAALIQATAAKLYLLHSRNQDYRQYSRALVMENKWRAVRYGLDGKLIDFGKETEVPERELILEYLDFVAEVVDELNSHEEIAYIRKILEMGTGADRQLRKFEETDDLKAVVDYMAEETQAGLFED; encoded by the coding sequence ATGATGCCATCATTCACGATCGGTATTGAAGAGGAATACCAGACCGTCGACCCGGTGACGCGCGATCTGCGCTCACACATTGCGACCGAGATGCTGGCGAAGGGTAAACGCCGTCTCGCCGAGCGCGTCAAGGCGGAGATGCACCAGTCGGTGGTGGAAGTGGGCACCACCATCTGCAAGACCATCAAGGAAGCACGCGAGGATCTTTTCGATCTGCGACGGCAGATGATTCATCTTGCGCGGGAGCACAATTTGCTGCTGGTGGCGGGGGCAACGCATCCGTTCGCTGATTGGCGCACGCAGGAAATCTATCCGGATGATCGCTACAAGCGCGTGGTGGAGGACTTGCAACTAGTCGCGCGCGCCAATCTGATCTTTGGCCTTCATGTTCATATTGGTGTGGAAGACCGTGAGGCGGCCATTCGGCTTATGAACTCCATGCGGTATTTTCTGCCGCATATTCTTGCTCTGTCGACCAACTCGCCCTTTTGGCGCGGCATGAAGACAGGACTGAAGAGCTACCGCGCTAAAGTTTTCGACAAATTTCCGCGCACGAATATTCCGGATAGCTTCGCAAGCTATGCGGAGTATGAAGGTTTCGTCAACCTGCTCATCAAGACCAATTGCCTCGATAACGCAAAGAAGATCTGGTGGGATATTCGTCCGCATCCTTTCTTCAATACGGTCGAGGTGCGCGCTTGCGATCTGCCTATGCGCGCCGAAGAGACTCTGGCCATTGCCGCGCTCATTCAGGCCACCGCTGCCAAGCTCTACCTGCTGCATTCGCGCAACCAGGATTACCGGCAGTATTCGCGCGCTCTGGTGATGGAAAATAAATGGCGCGCTGTTCGATACGGCCTTGATGGAAAGCTCATCGATTTCGGTAAAGAGACAGAAGTACCGGAGCGGGAACTTATACTCGAATATCTCGACTTCGTCGCCGAGGTAGTCGATGAGCTGAACAGCCACGAAGAGATTGCTTACATCCGCAAAATTCTTGAGATGGGCACCGGCGCCGACCGCCAGTTGCGTAAGTTTGAAGAGACGGACGATCTTAAAGCGGTCGTCGATTACATGGCGGAGGAAACTCAGGCTGGCCTCTTTGAAGATTAG
- a CDS encoding TROVE domain-containing protein, which yields MRLNILKLSQPVFSGAPLVTHEGAPAVVISAGEQLRRSVLACMLWEDQFYEDGVTIAERIAALVPRVEAGKVAVLAIEAREKMKLRHAPLLLVREMARYATHRGLVAETLARVIQRADELSEFLAIYWKDGRQPLSAQVKKGLAAAFTRFDAYALAKYDRAGAVKLRDVLFLTHAKPLTADQSFTWRQLVEGTLPSPETWEVRLSRGEQKREVWESMLIENRLGALALLRNLRNMQAAGVDPELVRYALEVIRVERVLPFRFIAAARHAPQWEPWIEQAMFASLSGQLRLMGKTILLIDVSGSMDAKLSARSEMPRMDAAASLAVLLREIAEEVSIYTFSDALAAVPARRGFALRDAIGHSQPHGGTQLSRALNELRERGDRLIVITDEQSHDRVPAPKYGRGYVVNVASYGNGVGYGAWTHIDGWSEAVIEYIRSVETAA from the coding sequence ATGCGCCTGAATATATTGAAACTTAGTCAACCCGTATTCAGCGGAGCGCCCTTGGTGACGCATGAGGGCGCACCCGCTGTTGTCATCAGCGCAGGAGAGCAGTTGAGACGCTCCGTGCTGGCCTGCATGTTGTGGGAGGACCAGTTCTACGAGGATGGTGTAACCATTGCCGAGCGCATCGCCGCGCTCGTTCCGCGGGTTGAAGCAGGGAAGGTGGCTGTGCTCGCTATCGAGGCGCGCGAGAAGATGAAGCTGCGCCATGCGCCGCTATTGCTGGTTCGTGAGATGGCCCGCTATGCCACGCATCGCGGACTGGTAGCTGAGACGCTGGCTCGCGTGATTCAGCGTGCAGACGAACTGTCGGAGTTCCTTGCTATTTATTGGAAGGATGGACGGCAGCCTTTGTCTGCGCAGGTGAAGAAGGGACTGGCCGCGGCCTTTACGAGGTTCGACGCGTATGCACTGGCAAAGTATGACCGTGCAGGCGCGGTCAAATTGCGCGACGTGCTGTTTCTGACGCACGCAAAGCCGTTGACCGCCGACCAGTCATTCACGTGGCGTCAGCTCGTGGAGGGGACACTGCCTTCGCCTGAGACCTGGGAGGTGCGGCTGTCTCGTGGCGAGCAGAAGCGCGAAGTGTGGGAGTCGATGCTGATCGAGAACCGCCTCGGCGCTCTCGCTCTGCTTCGCAACCTGCGCAACATGCAGGCTGCGGGCGTCGATCCGGAGCTGGTGCGCTATGCGCTTGAAGTGATTCGCGTCGAGCGCGTGCTGCCGTTTCGCTTCATCGCTGCGGCGCGTCATGCTCCGCAGTGGGAGCCGTGGATCGAGCAGGCGATGTTCGCGAGCCTGAGCGGCCAGTTGCGTCTGATGGGCAAGACTATTTTGCTTATCGACGTTTCCGGCAGCATGGACGCGAAGCTGTCTGCGCGTTCCGAGATGCCGCGGATGGATGCAGCTGCGAGTCTTGCGGTGCTGTTGCGCGAGATTGCCGAAGAGGTGAGCATCTATACCTTTTCGGATGCTCTTGCCGCAGTCCCGGCACGTCGGGGCTTTGCTCTGCGCGATGCCATTGGGCACAGCCAGCCGCATGGTGGCACGCAGCTGAGCCGTGCATTGAATGAACTGCGTGAGCGCGGTGACCGCCTGATCGTTATCACCGACGAGCAGTCTCACGACCGCGTGCCTGCGCCGAAGTACGGACGCGGATACGTGGTCAACGTAGCCAGCTACGGCAATGGAGTGGGCTACGGCGCGTGGACGCATATCGATGGCTGGAGCGAAGCCGTCATTGAGTACATTCGTTCTGTCGAGACAGCCGCATAA
- a CDS encoding esterase family protein, translated as MNREYHKWWSWRLDRDMELLVFGHSGVPAVVFPTSQGRFYEFEDRGMIHAIAHKIENGELQLYCVDSMDAESWYNRNVPPRWQIARHVQYENYVLEEVLPLVRLKNNDRHLISVGCSFGGYHAVNIALRHPDQFTGFLSMSGAFDQTRFLHGYYDNDVYFNTPPHYIPNMGDPWYLDRYRHNTYVLATGWDDQCLGDNQYMSRLLGEKGVPHNLYIWDTWNSHDWPTWARMMNIYL; from the coding sequence ATGAACCGTGAATATCACAAATGGTGGTCCTGGCGTCTCGACCGTGACATGGAGTTGCTGGTCTTTGGGCACTCCGGCGTGCCGGCGGTTGTCTTTCCCACGTCGCAGGGTCGTTTTTATGAGTTTGAAGATCGTGGCATGATTCATGCGATCGCTCACAAGATTGAGAACGGCGAGTTGCAGCTTTATTGCGTAGATAGTATGGACGCCGAGAGCTGGTACAACCGCAATGTTCCTCCGCGCTGGCAAATAGCCCGGCACGTCCAATACGAAAACTATGTGCTGGAAGAGGTATTGCCTCTAGTCCGGCTAAAAAATAATGACCGTCATCTCATCAGCGTCGGGTGCAGCTTTGGCGGCTATCATGCGGTCAACATTGCACTTCGCCACCCGGACCAGTTCACCGGCTTCCTCTCGATGAGCGGGGCCTTCGACCAGACAAGATTCCTGCACGGCTATTACGACAACGATGTGTACTTCAACACGCCGCCTCATTACATTCCGAACATGGGAGATCCGTGGTATCTCGATCGCTATCGGCACAATACTTATGTTCTTGCTACCGGATGGGATGACCAGTGCCTGGGAGACAATCAATACATGTCACGACTGTTAGGGGAAAAGGGCGTTCCTCACAATCTCTATATCTGGGACACGTGGAACAGCCATGACTGGCCGACCTGGGCGCGCATGATGAATATTTATCTATAG
- a CDS encoding YtcA family lipoprotein: MRKRGSHPLPLTQGNITVISALVPLTLLSGCQRAPTFSILGSFFPAWLFCIIAGILLAWGAHWFFTRIEIDKHIQPAILVYPCVAAFFAFTLWLVIFS; this comes from the coding sequence ATGAGGAAGAGAGGAAGCCACCCTCTGCCTTTGACTCAGGGAAATATCACGGTGATTTCAGCATTGGTTCCGCTGACTTTACTCAGCGGCTGCCAGCGCGCGCCCACATTCAGCATTCTAGGCTCGTTTTTTCCGGCGTGGCTCTTCTGCATCATTGCGGGCATTCTGCTGGCGTGGGGCGCCCACTGGTTCTTCACGCGCATTGAGATCGACAAGCATATCCAGCCCGCGATCCTCGTGTACCCCTGTGTGGCTGCATTTTTTGCCTTCACCCTTTGGCTGGTCATTTTCAGTTAA